In Syntrophorhabdaceae bacterium, the following are encoded in one genomic region:
- a CDS encoding NAD-dependent epimerase/dehydratase family protein: MKALVVGGTGPTGPLIVEGLHKRGYAVTILHTGKHEVEFQFPVKHLHGPIHFLDALSGILERETFDLVVGMYGRLRYVAQAITGKTPRFIAAGGMPYETFVSGNDDGAPVPVPVREDAPLFRDKKKNNFTYLMTVSEETVMKAHSEGKYTATILRFPMIYGPRQVAPREWCVLRRILDGRSRLIVPDGGLKLERRGYIENVAHAVFLTVDKPSESSGRIYNVGDDALFSLRDWIELIAAHFDYRLEMINMPFEIARPSRPYAGRYFHWVPDIERIKDELGYTDQVSPEEGLKRTLAWYMENRPGKGGELEIALGDAFDYDLEDRLITRYERLVAELRQDFPSTYRFQHAYDHPKEREESTKPDLARHGKREARKKT; encoded by the coding sequence GTGAAGGCTCTTGTGGTCGGGGGCACCGGTCCTACCGGGCCACTCATCGTAGAAGGGCTGCACAAAAGAGGGTATGCCGTCACCATACTCCATACGGGAAAACACGAGGTGGAGTTCCAGTTCCCGGTGAAACACTTGCATGGCCCGATTCACTTCCTCGATGCTCTGAGCGGAATCCTTGAAAGAGAGACTTTTGATCTTGTTGTCGGCATGTACGGACGGCTGCGATACGTGGCACAGGCTATTACGGGAAAAACGCCTCGCTTCATAGCAGCGGGGGGCATGCCCTATGAGACCTTCGTTTCCGGCAACGACGATGGTGCACCGGTTCCCGTGCCCGTGAGGGAAGACGCTCCACTGTTTCGCGACAAAAAGAAAAACAATTTTACCTATCTCATGACCGTGAGTGAAGAGACGGTCATGAAGGCCCACTCCGAGGGTAAGTACACGGCGACCATCCTGCGTTTTCCCATGATCTATGGTCCGCGTCAGGTCGCCCCCAGAGAGTGGTGCGTCCTGCGGCGCATCCTGGACGGGCGAAGCCGTCTCATCGTCCCCGATGGGGGGCTCAAGCTCGAACGCAGGGGATATATAGAGAACGTGGCCCATGCAGTCTTCCTCACGGTCGACAAGCCATCGGAGTCCTCAGGCCGGATTTATAACGTGGGAGATGATGCGCTCTTCAGCCTGAGAGATTGGATTGAGCTCATTGCAGCACATTTTGACTATCGGCTGGAGATGATAAACATGCCCTTCGAGATTGCCCGTCCCAGCCGTCCTTACGCAGGGCGATATTTTCACTGGGTCCCTGATATCGAGAGGATCAAAGACGAACTGGGTTATACGGATCAGGTCTCACCCGAAGAGGGACTCAAGCGCACATTGGCGTGGTACATGGAGAATAGACCTGGAAAGGGCGGTGAGCTTGAGATCGCCCTCGGTGACGCATTTGACTATGACCTGGAGGATCGGTTGATCACCCGGTACGAACGGCTCGTGGCAGAGTTAAGACAGGATTTTCCTTCGACCTATCGGTTCCAGCATGCCTACGATCATCCGAAAGAGCGCGAGGAATCGACGAAGCCCGATTTGGCGAGGCACGGCAAGAGGGAAGCGAGGAAGAAAACATGA